From Antennarius striatus isolate MH-2024 chromosome 9, ASM4005453v1, whole genome shotgun sequence, one genomic window encodes:
- the LOC137601484 gene encoding hemicentin-1-like: MALMTLLCVLLVSFTALTEGAGLLPETQLNGVVGGARMFTTTLIPGTPYFALSWKFGDEAIFDFNVKNTTGAEYEGRITVFMSTGSLELRNLTHNDSGVYQLIIVPQGSPIIQGNTRLIVYELVSNVVVRASNTDLVEFNSTVRLSCSCSGSSPSFLWMNSSSEVTASDRVQLTDGGSTLTIVNVSRYDQGPFWCQVSNPVSNGSSGPVNLSVSFGPENIILTSSNQEYNKKGSNVTLSCSAVSKPSAQLSWFLNGDKLRNAGPELRLVNVQLNQSGNYTCQAFNQKTGWYGDSLPSPLTVLEMISYGSITSSTNVSIEGNSVNFTCEATGSIFTRRWTKDGSELVLTDDTVFHDGNRVLSFNRISRGDSGEYFCNISNPLSSDWANYILVVNYGPDNVKITGPNELHFGDTLVLTCSAESTPPASFTWKRNGTVIHNSAVFTINISDISDNDFYTCQAMNNITGRITTVEHELIVTDRSSGCSSGCIAGICIACIVVICSVAAGLLICQRNREKQKQSRTLFKTEDDGGKGEDNTAYSSQEPNYVDIDFGQNKDRLPNQLDPQTNSSEYAEIRVMNDPPPAASPPTYDVYLQRKSGIAPQPDANGTELYARVLKDWALASGAVEVKPSVNPAVVGDTVMLSLSPSGTVSSGSWSVGGSLIITWARGEQLVFPSHDGRASVDVLTGALNVSSLTVADSGVYIVQSSNPQIKANASISVLEPITNVTVSVNQTNLMEISSSAVVTCSVSSGSSMSFVWMNSSSEVTASDRVQLTDGGSTLTIVNVSRHDQGPFRCHVFNSVSNGTSRPLNLSISYGPDGMTITVNGQNTTFFSSGSNLSMFCSAQSNPRAHLQWAVRGELMNTTGPLLELVSVSEDQSGTYSCLAFNNHTKVTRNVTANITIADVSGSEQQAVNIWLLPLLLLVGFFL, from the exons ATGGCGCTCATGACTTTACTTTGTGTCCTCCTTGTGTCTTTTACAG CTTTAACCGAAGGAGCCGGGTTGCTTccagaaacacaactgaatgGAGTTGTGGGGGGTGCGAGAATGTTCACGACAACACTGATTCCAGGAACACCATATTTTGCACTGTCTTGGAAATTTGGTGATGAAGCTATATTCGATTTTAATGTTAAGAACACAACTGGAGCAGAATATGAAGGCAGGATCACAGTTTTCATGTCTACTGGGTCGCTGGAGCTCCGGAATCTTACTCATAATGACAGTGGAGTATACCAACTTATCATTGTACCTCAGGGATCACCAATAATCCAAGGAAATACCAGACTGATCGTTTATG AACTGGTCTCTAATGTGGTGGTTAGAGCCAGCAATACAGACTTGGTGGAGTTCAACAGTACCGTCCGTCTGTCCTGCTCCTGTTCTGGATCCTCCCCTTCTTTCCTCTGGATGAACAGCAGCTCTGAGGTCACAGCCAGTGACAGAGTTCAGCTCACTGATGGAGGCTCTACTCTCACTATAGTCAATGTGAGCCGCTACGACCAGGGACCATTCTGGTGTCAGGTGTCCAATCCTGTCAGTAATGGCTCCAGTGGTCCAGTAAACCTCTCAGTCAGCT TTGGAccagaaaatattattttgacatCTTCCAACCAAGAATACAATAAGAAAGGCTCAAACGTTACCCTGTCCTGTTCAGCTGTCTCCAAACCTTCTGCCCAGCTTTCCTGGTTTCTGAATGGAGATAAGCTGCGTAATGCTGGACCAGAGCTCAGACTGGTGAATGTACAATTAAATCAGAGTGGAAACTACACCTGTCAGGCCTTTAACCAGAAAACTGGCTGGTATGGAGACTCCCTGCCTTCACCGTTGACTGTGTTGG AGATGATATCGTATGGCTCCATCACGTCATCAACAAACGTGTCCATTGAGGGGAACTCGGTCAACTTTACCTGCGAGGCCACTGGTTCTATATTTACCAGACGGTGGACGAAGGACGGCTCAGAACTGGTTCTTACTGATGACACGGTGTTTCACGATGGGAACAGAGTGCTGTCATTCAACAGAATCAGTCGAGGAGACAGTGGAGAATATTTCTGTAACATCAGCAACCCTCTCAGCAGCGACTGGGCAAATTACATCTTAGTTGTTAACT atgGACCAGACAATGTTAAAATCACAGGTCCAAATGAGCTACATTTTGGGGACACCTTAGTGTTAACATGCTCTGCTGAGTCTACACCACCTGCAAGTTTCACCTGGAAACGGAATGGGACAGTGATACACAATTCTGCTGTGTTCACCATAAATATCAGTGATATTTCAGACAATGACTTCTACACCTGCCAAGCCATGAATAATATAACTGGGAGAATAACAACAGTGGAGCATGAATTGATTGTAACAG ACAGATCATCGGGATGTTCGAGTGGGTGCATCGCTGGAATCTGTATCGCATGTATTGTCGTCATCTGTTCAGTTGCTGCAGGGTTACTCATTTGTCAAAGAAA cagagaaaagcaaaaacaatccAGGACACTTTTCAAGACAGAA GATGATGGAGGTAAAGGTGAGGACAACACCGCATATTCAAGTCAG GAGCCAAACTATGTCGACATTGATTTCGGACAGAACAAAGATAGACTGCCAAACCAGCTGGATCCACAGACCAACTCATCAGAATACGCTGAGATCAGAGTGATGAACgatcctcctccagcagcctcaCCTCCGACTTACGATGTTTACCTGCAGCGAAAAAGCGGTATAGCTCCCCAGCCTGACGCCAATGGAACTGAACTGTATGCTCGGGTCCTGAAGGACT GGGCTCTGGCTTCCGGTGCTGTGGAGGTCAAGCCCTCCGTCAACCCTGCTGTGGTTGGGGACACAGTGATGCTGTCTCTGTCTCCTTCTGGGACTGTGAGTAGTGGGAGCTGGTCAGTGGGAGGCTCCCTCATCATCACCTGGGCGAGGGGAGAGCAGCTAGTTTTCCCCAGTCACGATGGCAGGGCATCGGTCGATGTCCTGACTGGAGCTCTCAATGTGAGCTCCCTCACAGTGGCCGATTCAGGAGTCTACATAGTGCAGAGCAGCAACCCCCAGATTAAAGCCAATGCTTCCATCAGTGTTCTGG AACCCATTACAAATGTCACAGTAAGTGTGAATCAAACCAATCTGATGGAGATTAGCAGTTCAGCAGTTGTCACATGCTCCGTCTCCTCTGGATCCTCCATGTCTTTCGTCTGGATGAACAGCAGCTCTGAGGTCACAGCCAGTGACAGAGTTCAGCTCACTGATGGAGGCTCTACTCTCACTATAGTCAATGTGAGTCGCCATGACCAGGGTCCATTCAGGTGCCATGTGTTCAATTCTGTCAGTAATGGCACCAGTCGACCACTAAATTTAAGCATCAGCT ATGGTCCAGATGGCATGACCATAACAGTAAATGGACAGAATACAACTTTCTTCTCAAGTGGATCCAATCTCTCAATGTTCTGTTCAGCGCAGTCCAATCCCCGGGCTCACCTTCAGTGGGCTGTCAGAGGAGAGCTAATGAACACAACGGGTCCGCTGTTGGAGCTGGTCAGTGTCAGCGAGGACCAAAGTGGCACATATTCCTGTCTGGCCTTCAATAATCACACCAAGGTGACACGTAATGTCACTGCAAACATCACCATAGCAG ATGTGTCAGGATCAGAGCAACAGGCGGTCAACATTTGGCTCCTGCCTTTGCTATTATTGGTTGGATTCTTCTTGTAG